Proteins co-encoded in one Heptranchias perlo isolate sHepPer1 chromosome 9, sHepPer1.hap1, whole genome shotgun sequence genomic window:
- the LOC137324964 gene encoding protein SPO16 homolog — MATVGGAVIVSAALQRHEAISSLSSQHQRIRFSDSVVTGSIIFPLSGVAFIIMEIQDFCDNSAETKLIERIEQFVRIHRNSFLLLAAALYGPKEWDVLFKIQQRFLGNNLKIIPVHNAGDMVKSMLTIAKVTCKPHVDSVRDRIAMIRAQIIERSPVWEMLHKRQLNDA; from the exons ATGGCGACAGTTGGTGGGGCCGTGATCGTCAGCGCCGCCCTTCAG CGTCATGAAGCCATTTCTTCTTTGTCCAGTCAGCATCAGCGAATTAGGTTCTCTGACTCTGTGGTAACTGGATCAATCATTTTCCCACTTTCTG GTGTTGCCTTTATTATAATGGAGATTCAAGATTTCTGTGACAATTCTGCAGAAACAAAGCTGATAGAGCGGATTGAGCAGTTTGTCCGTATTCATCGAAACAGTTTCCTGCTTTTGGCTGCAGCTCTCTATGGTCCCAAAGAATGGGATGTACTATTCAAAATTCAGCAAAG atttctagGTAATAATCTGAAGATCATACCTGTACACAATGCTGGTGATATGGTCAAGAGTATGCTCACCATAGCCAAG GTTACATGTAAACCACATGTGGACAGCGTTCGTGATCGCATCGCCATGATCCGAGCTCAGATTATAGAACGTAGTCCGGTCTGGGAGATGCTTCACAAGCGGCAGCTAAATGATGCATAA